The Vigna unguiculata cultivar IT97K-499-35 chromosome 6, ASM411807v1, whole genome shotgun sequence genome contains a region encoding:
- the LOC114187790 gene encoding TORTIFOLIA1-like protein 1: protein MKHPKPQTQTNPTPSPSSRSSSSSSSLSSHLAMVELKQRILTSLSKLSDRDTHQIAVEDLEKTIAALSPDAIPMILNCLYDAATDPKPAVKRDALRLLAAVCAAHADAAAAHLTKIIGHVVRRLKDADSAVRDACRDTVGALAAQYLKGDGGGGGVGTVVGLFVKPLFEAMGEQNKGVQAGAAVCMAKMVECAGGGGEAPVPAFQKLCPRICKLLNSPNFMAKAAILPVVSSLSQVGAIAPQSLEHLLPSIHECLSSTDWATRKAAAEALSSLALHSSSLVTDKAAPTLAVLEACRFDKIKPVRDSINEALQLWKKITGKGDGSPDDSKPSSDGGNESAISSETSDPKKVNLDERKNDSSVKDSSTSSSNLDSTSKAKAAGISEKAVVILKKKAPALSDKELNPEFFQKLERRGSDDLPVEVVLPRRGLNSSNSNNEEESEANVKDSKDRTSSVGNITNDDFHGSLSNKYRIFERGSDGNSKQRNYDDFGHDRYAERRTNSKELRTKAYDTDDRTENDQREGSANLAGFSKTDGQSEVPFSNNRGNWLAIQRQLLQLERQQVHLMNMLQDFMGGSHDSMVTLENRVRGLERIVEDMSRDLSISSGRRNFTGFEGSSSRPSNKYNGFSDYNSKYGRGGDGRIQFGERFSQSDGNALGMRGRGPSWRSDMSEGWDLPGYGASRNNSQVSSRRAFGGSSADGRSPKSVHESDQSGNRRAWDKAALPIRLGEGPSARSVWQASKDEATLEAIRVAGEDNGASRATRVAIPEMTAEALADDNVGQERDAIWTSWTNAMDALQVGDTDSAFAEVLSTGDDILLVKLMDRTGPVIDQLSSEVACEIVNAIGQFMVDQNMYDICLSWIQQLLEIVLENGADTFGIPMEVKKELLLNLHEASTDTTEAWEGVHPEQLLLQLASAWEIDLQQHDK, encoded by the exons ATGAAgcacccaaaaccccaaacgcAAACAAACCCAACACCATCACCCTCATCAAGATCTTCATCCTCgtcttcttcactctcatcgcACCTTGCTATGGTGGAGCTCAAGCAGAGGATCCTCACTTCCCTCTCCAAGCTCTCCGACCGCGACACGCACCAGATCGCGGTTGAGGACCTCGAGAAGACCATCGCTGCGCTGTCGCCGGACGCCATTCCCATGATCCTTAACTGTCTCTACGATGCCGCCACCGACCCCAAGCCCGCCGTCAAGCGGGACGCGCTGCGCCTCCTTGCCGCCGTCTGCGCTGCCCACGCCGACGCCGCGGCGGCGCACCTCACCAAGATTATCGGGCATGTCGTGCGCCGCCTCAAGGATGCCGACTCTGCCGTTCGCGACGCCTGTAGGGACACTGTCGGCGCGCTGGCCGCGCAGTATCTGAAGGGCGACGGCGGCGGAGGGGGGGTTGGGACGGTGGTGGGGCTGTTCGTGAAGCCGCTTTTTGAGGCCATGGGGGAGCAGAACAAAGGGGTTCAGGCAGGCGCGGCGGTGTGCATGGCGAAGATGGTGGAGTGTGCTGGCGGCGGAGGGGAGGCACCGGTGCCGGCGTTCCAGAAACTGTGTCCGAGGATCTGCAAGCTGCTTAACAGTCCTAATTTCATGGCTAAGGCGGCGATTTTGCCGGTGGTTTCCAGCTTGTCACAG GTTGGAGCGATTGCACCACAAAGCTTGGAACATTTGCTGCCTAGCATCCATGAATGTCTTTCTAGTACGGATTGGGCAACACGTAAAGCAGCAGCTGAGGCATTAAGTTCATTGGCATTGCATTCAAGTAGTTTGGTTACTGATAAAGCAGCACCTACACTGGCAGTACTTGAGGCTTGCCGATTTGACAAG ATAAAACCTGTAAGAGATAGCATCAATGAGGCATTGCAATTGTGGAAAAAGATCACAGGGAAAGGAGATGGGTCTCCTGATGATTCAAAGCCCTCGTCTG ATGGTGGGAATGAATCAGCTATTTCGTCAGAGACAAGTGACCCAAAAAAAGTAAATCTTGATGAGAGGAAGAATGATTCGTCAGTAAAAGATTCATCAACTAGTTCTTCAAATCTGGATTCAACTTCTAAGGCCAAAGCAGCTGGCATCTCTGAGAAGGCGGTTGTAATACTGAAAAAGAAGGCACCAGCCTTATCTGATAAAGAACTAAATCCAGAATTTTTCCAAAAACTTGAAAGAAGGGGTTCAGATGATTTACCAGTGGAAGTTGTTCTTCCTCGGAGAGGCCTCAATTCTTCTAACTCCAACAACGAGGAAGAGTCAGAGGCAAATGTTAAAGATTCAAAAGATAGAACAAGTTCTGTTGGAAACATCACTAATGATGATTTTCATGGATCCTTAAGTAATAAATATCGTATCTTTGAGAGAGGCAGTGATGGAAATTCCAAACAAAGGAATTATGATGATTTTGGACATGACAGATACGCTGAAAGAAGGACGAACTCAAAAGAACTGAGGACTAAGGCATATGATACTGATGATAGGACTGAAAATGATCAGAGGGAGGGTTCTGCCAATCTTGCAGGTTTTTCTAAAACTGATGGTCAGTCTGAAGTACCCTTCTCCAATAACAGAGGAAATTGGTTGGCCATCCAGAGGCAGTTGCTGCAACTGGAAAGGCAACAGGTTCATCTAATGAATATGCTTCAG GATTTCATGGGTGGATCGCATGATAGTATGGTGACTCTAGAGAATAGAGTACGTGGTCTTGAGAGAATTGTTGAAGACATGTCTCGTGATTTATCCATATCATCAGGTCGTAGAAACTTTACTGGGTTTGAAGGATCATCTAGCAGGCCATCTAATAAGTATAATGGTTTTAGTGACTACAATTCCAAGTATGGAAGAGGTGGTGATGGACGCATCCAATTTGGTGAAAGATTTTCCCAATCTGATGGAAATGCTCTGGGAATGAGGGGAAGAGGGCCATCTTGGAGATCTGACATGTCTGAAGGGTGGGATCTTCCTGGTTATGGTGCTTCTAGAAATAATAGCCAGGTTTCCTCAAGGAGGGCTTTTGGTGGTAGTTCTGCTGATGGAAGATCACCGAAATCTGTGCATGAGAGTGATCAATCTGGAAACAGGAGAGCTTGGGATAAAGCAGCACTGCCCATCCGGCTTGGTGAGGGACCATCTGCCAGAAGTGTCTGGCAAGCTTCCAAGGATGAAGCTACCTTGGAAGCAATTCGTGTTGCCGGTGAGGACAATGGAGCATCTCGAGCAACAAGGGTAGCAATCCCTGAAATGACCGCAGAAGCTCTGGCTGATGACAATGTTGGGCAAGAGAGGGATGCCATCTGGACTTCTTGGACCAATGCAATGGATGCCCTTCAAGTAGGAGACACAGATTCAGCCTTTGCAGAAGTATTGTCCACTGGTGATGATATTTTGCTTGTAAAGCTAATGGACAGAACAGGTCCTGTAATTGACCAACTTTCAAGTGAAGTTGCATGTGAAATTGTGAATGCCATTGGGCAATTCATGGTGGACCAGAACATGTATGACATCTGTTTGTCTTGGATTCAACAG TTGCTGGAGATAGTATTGGAAAATGGAGCCGATACCTTTGGCATCCCCATGGAAGTGAAGAAAGAGCTATTACTGAATTTACATGAAGCTTCTACAGATACAACTGAGGCCTGGGAAGGGGTACATCCAGAGCAGCTTTTATTGCAGTTGGCATCAGCCTGGGAAATTGATCTACAACAGCATGACAAATAG
- the LOC114187284 gene encoding DNA polymerase I B, chloroplastic/mitochondrial-like, with protein MGVSSQTTPLYCPSCSRHFRAALSSLSLFTPSQSPHPRRKIQAILIANNILQRSALSFRKGYSCIKRTPFELNKFKDVVYSHKSPVHISVKKFSDMSYGMLEERRCEEELSPLHPSNSQVKIMGLARFPTNPCTQYWVQECYKLSNSKKEMHLQNEFRVAPNAVTSTGQEQAVSRNVKHTHVQQDLDERPLPSVKHSKLKNSKELLDTKRVDTVLKVLPSKILKEKVDRVKDKSNLETIAKDEASATSVKRAPNSEQLILRGRLCSIYKDILVVNNISLAEEVAKMLTVNYRHLIHACDTEVARIDVKQETPVDHGEIICFSIYSGPEADFGGGKSCIWVDVLDGGGKEIFNKFAEFFQDSSIKKVWHNYSFDCHVIQNYGFKVSGFHADTMHMARLWDSSRRWVGGYSLEGLTGDREVMSRAKLDHEKDLIGKVSMKTIFGQKKVKIDGCEGKMTTIAPVDVLQRDERIPWICYSVLDARSTLKLYESLKSHLSDMPWNLDSVPVLHKNMYDFYQEYWQPFGELLVKMESEGMLVDRLYLKGIEDVAKGEQEAAVNRFRKWASRYCPDAKYMNVGSDAQLRVLLFGGTINRKNHDDVIPTERIFKIPNVDKVIAEGKKVPTKFRDIKLNSIGYSLNVEMYTPSGWPSVSGDALKVLAGKVSAEYDFNEACDVDLDVEDGNPSQSEVLPEEIDKSAYGTAFSCFPTEEEGKEACHAIAALCEVCSIDSLISNFILPLQGHNISGKDERIHCSININTETGRLSARRPNLQNQPALEKDRYKIRQAFIAAPGNSLIVADYGQLELRILAHLADCKSMLEAFEAGGDFHSRTAMNMYPYIREAVKRKEVLLEWHPQPGEDKPPVPLLKDAFASERRKAKMLNFSIAYGKTPVGLSRDWKVSVKEARRTVDLWYNDRKEVLKWQEERKKEAYEFQRVHTLLGRARRFPEIDPDHSYHRGHIERAAINTPVQGSAADVAMCAMLQISKNKKLKELGWKLLLQVHDEVILEGPTESAEVAKAIVVECMEKPFNGKNFLKVGLSVDAKCAKNWYAAK; from the exons ATGGGGGTCTCTTCTCAGACCACCCCTTTATATTGCCCCTCTTGTTCCCGCCACTTCCGTGCTGCTCTCTCTTCACTGTCCCTCTTTACTCCCTCTCAATCACCACACCCCAg AAGAaaaattcaagcaattctgatTGCCAACAATATCCTTCAACGTAGTGCATTGTCTTTCAGAAAAGGTTATTCCTGCATAAAGAGAACACCTTTTGAGTTGAATAAATTTAAGGACGTGGTGTATAGCCATAAATCTCCAGTACATATTTCAGTTAAGAAATTTTCAGACATGTCATATGGCATGTTGGAGgaaaggagatgtgaagaagaGTTGAGTCCTTTACATCCCTCTAATAGTCAGGTTAAGATTATGGGATTGGCTCGATTTCCCACGAACCCTTGTACACAATACTGGGTCCAGGAATGTTATAAATTATCTAACAGTAAAAAGGAAATGCACTTGCAGAATGAGTTCAGGGTTGCACCGAATGCGGTTACTTCAACTGGTCAGGAACAGGCTGTTTCTAGGAATGTGAAGCACACTCATGTGCAGCAGGATCTTGATGAACGTCCCTTGCCTTCTGTTAAACATTCTAAATTAAAGAACTCAAAAGAGTTGCTTGACACCAAAAGGGTGGACACTGTGTTAAAGGTACTTCCATCAAAGATCCTTAAGGAGAAGGTTGATAGAGTTAAAGACAAAAGCAATTTGGAGACAATTGCAAAGGATGAAGCCAGTGCAACATCTGTTAAAAGGGCACCTAATTCTGAACAATTAATACTTCGAGGCAGGCTTTGTAGTATCTATAAAGACATATTGGTTGTTAATAATATTTCTCTTGCTGAGGAAGTTGCTAAGATGCTTACAGTAAATTACAGGCATCTCATTCATGCATGTGATACTGAG GTGGCCAGGATAGATGTCAAACAAGAAACACCTGTAGATCATGGGGAGATAATATGCTTCAGTATTTATTCGGGTCCAGAAGCTGATTTTGGAGGTGGAAAGTCATGTATTTGGGTAGATGTTCTTGATGGTGGAGGTAAAGAGATCTTTAATAAGTTTGCTGAATTTTTTCAAGATTCATCCATCAAAAAG GTCTGGCATAACTATAGCTTTGACTGTCATGTTATACAAAACTATGGATTTAAGGTTTCTGGATTTCATGCTGATACAATGCACATGGCACGGCTGTGGGATTCATCCAGGCGCTGGGTTGGTGGTTATTCTCTTGAAGGACTTACAGGTGACAGAGAGGTAATGTCTAGGGCTAAGCTGGACCATGAAAAGGATTTGATTGGTAAGGTGTCCATGAAAACTATATTTGGCCAGAAAAAGGTGAAGATAGATGGATGTGAGGGTAAAATGACTACCATTGCTCCTGTTGATGTGCTGCAGAGAGATGAGCGAATACCTTGGATATGTTACTCTGTCTTAGATGCTAGAAGCACTCTTAAGCTTTATGAGAGCCTAAAAAGTCATCTTTCAGACATGCCTTGGAATCTTGATAGTGTACCTGTTTTACACAAAAACATGTATGATTTCTATCAGGAATATTGGCAGCCATTTGGTGAGCTTCTAGTCAAAATGGAATCAGAGGGAATGTTAGTTGATCGGTTATATCTTAAAGGCATAGAAGACGTGGCCAAAGGAGAGCAAGAGGCAGCTGTTAATAGATTCCGAAAATGGGCATCTAGATATTGTCCTGATGCCAAGTATATGAATGTTGGAAGTGATGCACAATTGCGAGTACTTCTCTTTGGTGGCACCATTAACAG AAAAAACCATGATGATGTAATTCCAACTGAGCGGATTTTCAAAATTCCCAATGTTGATAAAGTGATTGCAGAAGGCAAGAAAGTTCCAACAAAATTTCGTGATATTAAGTTAAATAGCATTGGATACAGCCTGAATGTTGAGATGTACACACCAAGTGGTTGGCCCTCAGTTAGTGGTGATGCTTTAAAAGTCCTGGCTGGCAAAGTTTCTGCTGAATATGACTTCAATGAGGCTTGTGATGTGGATCTTGATGTTGAAGATGGAAATCCCTCTCAAAGTGAAGTTTTACCTGAAGAAATAGACAAATCGGCTTACGGAACAgctttttcttgttttccaaCAGAGGAAGAAGGGAAAGAGGCTTGCCATGCCATTGCTGCTTTATGTGAAGTCTGTTCAATCGATTCTTTGATATCTAACTTCATCCTTCCCCTACAG GGTCATAATATATCAGGAAAGGATGAACGTATTCATTGTTCCATAAATATCAACACAGAGACTGGACGCTTGTCAGCAAGAAGGCCAAATCTGCAG AACCAACCTGCTTTGGAAAAGGACCGGTACAAAATCCGTCAAGCATTCATAGCTGCTCCAGGGAATTCTCTTATAGTTGCTGATTATGGACAG TTGGAACTTAGGATTCTTGCACATCTTGCTGATTGTAAGAGCATGTTGGAAGCCTTTGAAGCTGGTGGAGATTTTCATTCAAGAACTGCAATGAATATGTACCCATATATTCGTGAAGCAGTTAAGAGAAAGGAAGTGCTTCTTGAGTGGCATCCTCAGCCTGGTGAAGACAAACCCCCAGTTCCTCTCCTGAAG GATGCCTTTGCTTCAGAAAGAAGAAAAGCCAAAATGCTTAACTTCTCAATTGCGTATGGAAAGACTCCAGTTGGGCTATCAAGGGATTGGAAG GTTTCTGTGAAAGAGGCTAGGAGAACAGTTGACCTTTGGTACAATGACAGAAAAGAAGTGCTGAAATGGCAAGAAGAACGTAAAAAAGAAGCTTATGAATTTCAAAGGGTGCACACATTGTTAGGACGAGCCCGGAGGTTTCCGGAGATAGACCCAGATCATAGCTACCATAGAGGTCATATTGAGCGAGCTGCTATCAATACACCAGTCCAG GGTAGTGCAGCAGATGTTGCTATGTGTGCCATGTTacaaatatccaaaaataagaAGTTGAAGGAGCTTGGATGGAAGTTACTTCTACAg GTTCATGATGAAGTCATATTGGAAGGACCAACAGAGTCAGCCGAGGTTGCTAAGGCCATAGTCGTTGAGTGCATGGAAAAACCCTTCAACGGCAAGAATTTTCTCAAGGTCGGCCTCTCTGTTGATGCCAAGTGTGCTAAAAACTGGTATGCTGCAAAATAG